Below is a genomic region from Henckelia pumila isolate YLH828 chromosome 3, ASM3356847v2, whole genome shotgun sequence.
ATTTgcactagcattatcaaaagacattgaaaaaacttgagtagttagaccatattattctaaaataaaaaatataagttGAGAAATATTTTGTGTCGTATGTGCTTCGTTAGAACATCTATATGCAAGCAACCTTTTTTTgaatgtttcaattattatcaatccaatgacatgtaatacTCATATATGAACAATTTTGCCaatgatcactccaaatatcggAACACAAAAAAACTTTATTATTTAAACTAGAAAATTCTttaattaattcttttttttatcAACAACTAATTTTTTCATTATGCGTTTGAGACTATTTCCTAGGATACatctaatagaaggatttgcacttgtagaaagccaattttcaaaagataatttatcactaaaactaaaataaatttgTTCAACTGCATAAAATTTAAGCGTACGTTTCTTCTCTAAATCTACATTCGTTATATTTAAAAAGTTGAGATTCATTAAccgattgagaagagaatgccgAAATTTGAGTTAGCACGATGATGTGGTTGTTGAACTTATTATCTTGGTTGAGCCTCTTGTCGAAGTTCTTGATCAATTTCCTcatcggaatattcaagatcaaagtcatcgacattgaattgaggatactcgACCTCGGATGACATGATgctctttttctttcctttttcacCCCCTACGACTTGATCCGGTTCCAGACatttgtataaatatgaaaataaatcaacaattgacaataaaccaataatcgagacttgatatttttgataatcaataaactagAAAGAATTGAGAATTATGAGAATGGAGAGAAAAATGGTGTAAAAAAGGGGGttgggggtatttatagataaaaaaatatgattttttttaaaaaaatttgtcacCGGTAGACCCGGTGGGTCGGTCGAGGTATAACGGCTACGAAATCATGGTCGTTGAGAGATTCAACGGCCACTATCAAAGTGACCGCTGGATCATCTGTGTGTCAAACCCGCCGGATTGGTGGTTTTCCTAAGTGAAAACTGGGACTGATCCCGGTTAGGGATGGCAACAGGGCGATCCCGCCCCACGAACCCGGCGGGTCCAATtcgggttagacccgttggacccgccagaattaaataattttaaattcattaaattaaaaaatttaaaagtttaaaaattaacaaatatcattaaatttaatttcaaatatatatcgataatatttaagataaaaaaatattctcacaagttaaaatttatcaatttgtaattaattaataattattagccaaaaacatattataatgatacatttttatactaaacttatcatgataaaataaatttatttcaatccaataatattatatactcaaattatggataaaatattaattatttagtataaaaatataattatatattattaatattacatatatatatattttatatttatacatgtatatatacatgtatatatatatatatatatatatatatatatatataaatctttGACGGgacgggtttggccaaacccagGACCTGCCCCGAACTCGCATGTAGACCCGCCCCATCAGGGCGGGTTTCATGTTGGGTcgggtttagacccgacccATATATTGTCATCCCTAGTCCTAGTTTCGAGTCAAGCCTGTTGACCCGGTAAATCGGCCCAGTTAATCGGGCCcaacccggcccttggccaggtctatTGTGAAGTAAAAGACTCAATCAAACAAGAAATAAAGGCATGTgctccaaaaaataaaatatagtcTCGGTTTAGTATTAAACGTTTCAAAAATTTGTCCGAATTGATCATTCGTTCAATTTAATGATTATATTTCAGTGGGAGAAAGACCCGATTCAGTCTCAGATATTTGGTCTCGTATTCGTTTGATCTCAAATGTAATTCGGTGTTTTCGATTTGAgcctaaatattttcaaattttgactgATTTCAGGGACTTGATTGATAGATGTCATGTCCATAATTATTATCTTGATAAGGAATTATTGTGTATTCTTGTTATCAAAATTatcaatatattattaattatatttaaaagagtCTTATTCCTAACAAACTCTTATTTCCTTATTTGTGTAGGACTCTACAAGAAAATTCTTTCCATGCTTAGACTCTCATCTATAAGAAAGGATTCTACGCACAAACAAACGGAAACTTCAGAGGAGAATTCAGAGAGCTTTCAGAGAAAATTACATTGAAGAATTCGAAGATTCTGATGAAGTTTTGCAGCCAACGTTGTTGCTGTCCCCGTGCTGCCGTTGGTGTTGAAGACATCggagacaacactgtggaaaTAGTGTTGTTCGAAGATATTTGCTGTTCTTCAAATTTAGGCTATgggagttgcatctgatttgTTTTATACTCTgtttatttaggatgcaagtttgatttctcaacttgttgagaaatttaggatttattgatttttcataaaatcactaGTATTGATTTGTAAcattgatattattttttctagttatatttagccctaaggcacccgcatgAGTTTTTATAatcgtgcaaaattaatttcttatgttatttatttttgtttattttacgtatttattttccgctgcactgtgttgtctttggTGTTGTGACACCACGGACAACACCGACTTTTGATTTTATCCTACAATTGCAATACGATTTCtgtcaagtggtatcagagacaactcttgactttactaagagagattctggttatttttgttttgtaggTTTATCATGGACGTGCCAGTGGCTAACGTCACACTTCGACAACCGGAATTCAATAATTCAGATTTATGTGAAGATTCAATTTTCTTGATCACCCAGAAGTTTGAAGATTATTTGAAgagaaaaaacaaacaaaaagttGGACAACAATCTAAGCGCACCCTAGTTTTCCTGCTCCTGAAAATCTTTTGAGGGTGTCACCGACTGGAGAACCATCTCGACCAAGGTATGTTGTTAATTATGAATCTAATACCAAGAATTTTGATTATGTACAATGCAGGGAAAGCAAtggatatggacactatgaaATTGAATGTGCAAATCGATTCCACAAAGGTATGACTATGTTCTTGAGTGATGATGACTCTAACAGAGATCAAAAACATAATGATGAAGAAGATCATACCTCCCTGGCTGCATTGTTGAAAAAAAAGAGATGTTTTCAAGTCAACCCATTGGGTGTTGCCTTCGGTGTTGCAACACCAGGTCGCAACACCAGTGAAAAATCAGTTTGCTTGAATACATGTACTCTTGGTAATTCTGGTGATCAAGAAGATGTCAATGATGATGTAACTCTAGATTGTGTACAGGAACTTTATGAGAAGTTGTATGCTGATCGGATCGAACGAAACAAGTTGAACACAACTCTCTCTAaagaaaattctgatttgaagTCTATTATGACCAAGCTTGAAGTGATTCTAGGCAAGACAGATTCTGAATTGTGCAAGGTTAAGGAGGAGTTTGAAAAAGAAACTCTTAACACTTGttgaatttaattcatgtaCATCCAAGCTTGATTCTATACTTGTGATGGGTAAAGATGGTAAGACTGGTTCTGAGTTAGAAAACAGAGTGTTTGAATTTGGAGAATCACCAAAACCCACTGTCGCTCCGTCATTCAAGAATTCTCCATCAAAAGAGCGTGTTCCTCCTCAAAAGCCAAAGCAATGGAAGCACCATTTTATGTCTCATTAATGTTTCAAACCAAATCACATCAGGTCCTTTTGTTTTAAGCTTAGGCATGACTGCATGTATTGGGAGTCAAAGTTGATGTTGCCCCCGTGTTGCACAACACCAGGCGCAACACCTCCAAAAACAGATCCACAACAAAGGAAATTTGGGtaccaaagtttgattttcaatgttttattgtttatacttccttgaaaactaaTATTGCAGGTCACTGTTACTTTCATAGAGGAAGCTCACGCCACATTACAGGTTCGAAAGAACATCTCATGGACTTTATTGAACAAAAATGTGGTAAAGTGACTTACGGAGGTGGTGCAAACGGAAGGTTTGTTTGCAAAGGAACACTGAATATGGAAGGACTCCTAAAGCTTCACAATGAGCTACATGTCAAGGGACTAAACTCAAACTTGATTTTTCTTTAGTCAATTGTGTGATGATGATTTTCATGTCaagtttgataagaatacttgtgaagtttttgataatgctaacaTATGTGTTTTGATAGGTACAAAATCAGCAGATTACTACCGACTTGGAGAGGAACGTGTCTGCAACCACATGAAAGTGGATGATCTTGATTTATGGCACCAAAATTTGTGTCATGGAGACATTGAAAAATCTGTGTAAGTATGAAGCTGTCCAAGTTATGCATATTTTGAATTCTGGAGTTTcatatgtttgtggtgcatACCAAGTAGGTAAGAAAAATCACGTGTTTCACCGCTTGTTACAACACTTTGGGACAACACGGTACCTTGAACTTTTGCATTTGgatttaaaattcattaaatcttataaaattcattaaaattcaTTAATTTCTTGCAAATATAAAAGATTAATTCATTGtcaaaatttttttcaaacGTTATCGAATCTTATGAATTTCATAGCAAAAATATGGAAGATCTTGTTAATAAGAAGTTTTTTGATACTACAATAAATATCTTATTGAGTGATATGTATGTTTTGGCTTCCGTTAAAAAAATTCTAGCCCCGGTAGAATTAAAATCATGGTTCCGCCATTGGTTTTGGGGTTGGTGATGAGGAACTCAAGACAAGAAGATTTATggaatctttatttaatttggtTTTTCTTCATTTTATCGCTTCCGCACTCATCTTTCGTATTATGAAAACAATTCCATTTTGTGTAATAGACTAACTTTATGGTTTTTTGATGAAGTACGATGCTTATTGTTGTAACATTAAATTATGTAACAATGTCGTATTGTGGCTCGATCTCGGAGCGTGACATTCAACCTATAACAAaatttcgatttttgaaagtcaattaaaatcattatatTTTAAGATGGATATGAGAATTATCTGTAATTTAAGAGCGTTGCTTTAATATGAATATCTTTTTAAACCAATCAAAAAATTCCAACTGAATGGAAGACCTCAAGTCAACCCATGCTGCTATTGGGTACCACTAGTCCACTATATtcaatattgaaaattttgattttgaatgAAATTTCTTCTGgacaagaatatatatatatatatatgtataataagCAAGATCAACAAAGAAAGAGATAAACAACCGAGAATAAAATGCACAACTTGACAAAAGTGATCATAATTCATAAACATGACACAATTGACAAAACTGAACTCTATTAATTATTCGTTTGCATtgacaaattaatattttacagtTGCAAGCTAGTGTTGAAAAGTACAAACTCTTACCCAAGAGACACTCCAATCAAATCAAAGCTCTATAAAATTAGAAATGTAAAAAATGGTTATTCAATTCAAATTTGAAAGTTTGAAGTAGAAGACTCAATCCAAACAAGAAATAAAGGTATGTgctccaaaaaataaaatataatttagatTGATTTGGTTTCTTGAGTAGTGTAGGCTAGCTTTGCAAGAAATTGATGGGGTTTCCTAATTTAATTTTGGGCATCATGGTTACCATGCTGCTAATGCTATTCATAACAACCACTCTGGCTGTTTCCATGGTGAAGCCTGGTTGTCCTGAAATGTGTGGAAATATTAGTATTCCGTATCCTTTCGGGATCGGCCCCTCGTGCAGTGCTAGTTCATCATTCACAATTACCTGCAAGAGTTCTAATTCGGTACCAATCTTGAGCAGCATTCATTTCGATTTCGAAGTATTACATATTTCGTTGGAAGAAGGTTGGATTTATGTGAAACAGCCTCTGTCACCATTGAATTGCTCTCCTACAGAGGAGACGCGGTCAGTGCAGGGCCTCACATTGCTGGGAACCCCTTACACCATCAACGGGCGTTACAATTCGTTGGTTGTTTTAGGCTGCCAGAATGACGTTTGGTTGCCTGCTAATGAAATGACGTCAACATTGGATGTATGCACGGACATTTGTGATCGTAATTCACCAGATTACAGTTTCAATGGTGTCTGCAAAGCCCTTTGTCTTCATTTTCATTCAACTGATAAAACTTGTAATTCAACTTACAGCAGTTGCAATGATGTGTGCAGCGCCTTTTGTGATCATTTTCATTCACCTCGTGTATATTGTTATCCAAGTTCTAGTTATATGAGTTGCCAGAATCTCTGCGGTTCCATTTGTGATGGCATTTATTCAAGTACAACTGATAAAAGTTGTTATTCAAATGGTACCAGTTGCATTATTAACGGTGGCTGCAGGATTTCGATCGCCGCTGGACTTCAACAACTTGAATTTTCTTACAGAACTCATGTCGACTCATCTAGTAGCAATATAAGTTGTGGATATGTTTTTCTTGCCGATCAGCAGTGGTTTGAAGAGGTTTCTTACAAAGGATTTCAGTCTAATTTTTCGAATCCATTTGATGAACTCAGATATTCAATTTTGCTACTTGACTGGGTTCTAGACCAGCATAATAACTTGTCCCATTATGCTTCACCAGAGTGCTTTTATAGTGGAGTCCCTTCTGGTTATAGTTCCCCTTCCCCCTGTACTTGTGATCATGGATTTGAGGGAAATCCATATCTATCTGATGGATGCCATGACATTGACGAGTGTGGCACGCCACTAGTTTATTGCGATGGGCATTGTATCAACACACTAGGGTCATTCACGTGCCATCAAAAAAGCAATTTAAGCAATCATCATTTGGTGAAAACAATTACTACCATTTTGGCAAGTGTTGTGGGTACACTGATTTTGCTCTATGTCGGATGGAAATACTCAAAGGTTCTTGGAAAAATAATCAAGGAAAAGCGCAGAGTCATGTTCTTCAAACGAAATGGCGGGTTGCTGTTGGAGCAACACCTGTCTGCAACTGGATATGGTGTAGAGAAAATCAGGCTGTTCGGATCAAAAGAGTTGGCACGAGCTACCGACCGCTACAACGAAAATCGTGTACTCGGCCGTGGTGGCCAAGGTACCGTCTACAAAGGAATGCTGATTGATGGAAGGATAGTGGCTGTGAAGAAGTCCAAGAGGATTAACCAATGTGATATCGAGACATTCATTAATGAGGTTGTAATTTTAGCACACATAAATCATAGAAATATCGTCAAGCTGTTGGGATGTTGCTTAGAGACTGAGATTCCACTTCTTGTCTATGAGTTCATCCCCAATGGCACACTCTTTCAGCATATCCATAATCCAAACGACGAATTCCCCATAACGTGGGAGATGCGTGTACGCATCGCCACAGAAGTAGCCAACTCCTTGTCTTACCTGCATTCAGCTGCATCTGCTCCGATATATCACCGGGATATCAAGTCCTCAAACATTCTGTTAGACGAAAAATATCGAGCAAAACTTTCCGATTTCGGAACatcaagatcagttgccatcgACCAAACACACTTAACCACTCGAGTCCTGGGAACTTTCGGCTACATGGACCCAGAGTACTTCCGATCGAGCCATTTCACTGAAAAAAGTGATGTTTACAGTTTCGGTGTCGTCTTGGTTGAGCTTTTGACCGGTGAAAAGGCCGTATCAACCGTCAGAGCAGAAGAAGCACAGAGTTTGGCCATACATTTCCTACAATCAATGGAAGAGGACAACTTGTTGGACATTCTTGATCCTCTGGTGCTCAAAGAAGGCCCAAAGGAAGAAATCTTGACCATTGCTCGACTTGCGAGAAGGTGTCTCTACTTGAATGGAAAGAAAAGGCCGACGATGAAAGAAGTAGCAGTGGAGTTGGAAGGTATCAGGATGTCGAAACAAGGGCCGACTGATCTTCAACATGATGACGAGGAAGACGAAGCCTTCCAATGCTCCTACGAATTGGATAACATCACTTCGACAGCATCATCTGTCGACAGTCATCCTTACATCATTGATGAACCATGAAGAATTTGTTGCATCCATTTTCAAATGCAATATTGGAGAACCTAATAACTACCAGCAAGTTCTTCTACCCTCACAGGGaaatgttttgttttgttttttttggttATGTTAATGTTCTCGAGAGTTTATTACATGTCACTATGAAGTACGTGTGTCTCTCTATGTATCCTACGTTTGCAAAACATTTGAAAATGTATGTTTGTTTCTATTGAAATTTTACGAGTAAATGATGTTTTTTGTTAAATTTTGAGAAACAAAAAACGGTGTGGTTTGTGTATTtacattttatatattaaagaaTAAACAAAACCTTTCTCTCTTgcttttttataaatttaattttaaaaaaaataattagttgCACAAATAATGCATGCGCGGAAATATTGCAATGCCAACACCACATGGGACTTGCAATCCCCATGTgcaaatttcattttatttttctttttcttttttttttgttttttaattagttatataattaattatattttgtaaaattattattcatttagtattagtatgataatatatattttgtaaaattcgaCCCGAATAGATATGAATTAACTTAACTAGATTTATCCACAGAACCGATGGACCTTTACAAATCCAAACGAATTAAAATAGATATATAACTTTGCTAACCAAAAGTTATGTTAAAAATAGAATttacatttaaaaatataatataaaataaatttaatgaaaatatgtttatttagattaactaatttttttataaatatatctgataaaaaaattatttaatcaatctaatttttttaaccttaaatttttaattttattttcttaataaTTTTTCAGTCCGGTCatcgaaaatttaaatttaaattttttagaaaaaaaattatcatactaatactaaataaataataattttacaaaatataattaattatatatctaattaaaaaacaaaaaaaacgaaaaataaaaagaaaatgaaatttgCAGTGGTGCTTGCAGCGTCCGCTGCCAACATGAGCGGACGCTGCTTTGCCAGCTTTTTTTTTAAGCGGACTCTACTTTTGGCAGGGTCTGCTATTGATAACGGCGTTTTGAAGTAGTATTGCAATATCTCCGTGCATGCATTATTTGTGcaactaattatttttttaaaattaaatttataaaaaaaaccccTTGCATTTATGTCTCACGCACGTATATTAATTAGATGCAAGAACAAGGAGAGTGTTATTTCACTCCAAAATTTGTTATTcccatttttattatttattactagTAAACAACACTTGTCTCGCATATGAGTCACGTGAAAAATGTAATAGATATAACataaaaaacaaatttaaatttattcacacatatatatatatatatactagaaaGTTGCACGTGCGATGCACGTGATGAACCTAGAATTTGTTGaacaatttcgaaaattataaaggATTTTGATTGAAATCCAAGG
It encodes:
- the LOC140887868 gene encoding wall-associated receptor kinase-like 8 codes for the protein MGFPNLILGIMVTMLLMLFITTTLAVSMVKPGCPEMCGNISIPYPFGIGPSCSASSSFTITCKSSNSVPILSSIHFDFEVLHISLEEGWIYVKQPLSPLNCSPTEETRSVQGLTLLGTPYTINGRYNSLVVLGCQNDVWLPANEMTSTLDVCTDICDRNSPDYSFNGVCKALCLHFHSTDKTCNSTYSSCNDVCSAFCDHFHSPRVYCYPSSSYMSCQNLCGSICDGIYSSTTDKSCYSNGTSCIINGGCRISIAAGLQQLEFSYRTHVDSSSSNISCGYVFLADQQWFEEVSYKGFQSNFSNPFDELRYSILLLDWVLDQHNNLSHYASPECFYSGVPSGYSSPSPCTCDHGFEGNPYLSDGCHDIDECGTPLVYCDGHCINTLGSFTCHQKSNLSNHHLVKTITTILASVVGTLILLYVGWKYSKVLGKIIKEKRRVMFFKRNGGLLLEQHLSATGYGVEKIRLFGSKELARATDRYNENRVLGRGGQGTVYKGMLIDGRIVAVKKSKRINQCDIETFINEVVILAHINHRNIVKLLGCCLETEIPLLVYEFIPNGTLFQHIHNPNDEFPITWEMRVRIATEVANSLSYLHSAASAPIYHRDIKSSNILLDEKYRAKLSDFGTSRSVAIDQTHLTTRVLGTFGYMDPEYFRSSHFTEKSDVYSFGVVLVELLTGEKAVSTVRAEEAQSLAIHFLQSMEEDNLLDILDPLVLKEGPKEEILTIARLARRCLYLNGKKRPTMKEVAVELEGIRMSKQGPTDLQHDDEEDEAFQCSYELDNITSTASSVDSHPYIIDEP